The following nucleotide sequence is from Actinomycetes bacterium.
AACCGACCGGCCGGGCTCACGATCGTCGTGCTCCGACCGGGCGAGCGGCGCACCCGAAGAACCACGGACGGTCCCTCCGTGCCGAGCGGCGCAGCGCTCTCGTCGTCAGGACCCCTGTCGGCCGCCCGTGCCCGGCCCGTCACGGCACGGGCATACACCTCGAGCAGAGCGGCCCGCCCCTCGTCGGACAGCCGGAACGTCGCCGGCTCCCCCACATGGCGAGCGACCTCCGCCAGCGCCTCCTGACGCCGCCGCTCCGCCGCCTCACGCTCGGCCAGCCGGGCGCTCTTGGCGCCGGTGAAGTCCTCCCGGCGACCCGACCGTCCGGCCGCGTGGCGCACCCCAGCGCGGCGCAGCGTGATCGGCACCTCCGCCACCGGTGCCCGCCACCAGGACGCCGTCGCCGGCACGGGATCGGCCTCGTCGTCGGCAACAAACGAGATATGGCGGCACGGGTACAGCCCGAACCCGCTCGCCCACAACGCGTGCGCCGTCGCGTCGTCCGCCGCATCGAACCACTGCGCCAGGCGTATCAGGTCGGCGTACCGGCTGCGCCCTCGGTCGCTACCGGAGGCGATCCGACGAAGGTTGACCAGCAACGCCCGCATCGCTTCCGTCGCGAGTCGACGGACCCCGGCCGCGTCGGAGTCACGACCCTCGCCTCCGACAAACCACGCGTGCAGCCCGTCCCAGTCCCTCGGATCCAGGCCACGGGCGCGTCGAGCAACCCCGCCGTCGAGGGTCCGCAGCCGCTGTCCCTCGTTGGCGCGGCCAGTCAGAACCAGAACCCTAGGCCGCAGCGCGGACAGCACCTCCGCGAGCGGCGGGACCTGCCGCGCCACCTCGTCGACGAACCGCTGCAGGTAGTCCAGCAGTGCCGTCTTGAACACCTGAAACTCGGCGCGGTCCAGGTCGTAGCGGACGAGGACCGCGGACAGGTATGTGTAGAACTCCCGAGTTGACTCCACGAGCTGGGTGAACTGCGCGAACACCGTTCCGATCTCGCGCGCCACTTCGTCGGGGTCCGTGGTGGCAAGGGAAGTCTGGTCGTACCGCTCCAGCCGACGCAGCCCCTCCAGGATCCCAGCGAGCATCTCACTCGACACCTCGTGCGCGGTCTCGGTGTGCGCGAGCAGCTCCTCGACCTGGCGTTGGACAAGCTCGCCCCGCTGGGTGAGCTGGTAGCGGGCCCGGTTGGTGAGGTACTCGCGCAATGTGCGCGCCTCGGTCTCCCTGGGACTACGTGCCAGGTTGCCGTGCTCGACCAGGTACGACAGTCGGGCGTCCACGGTGTCGACATCCAGCTCAATATCGTGCTCGACCAGCCGAGACGCCACCTCAGCTGCCGACTGGTCGGACAACAACCCCGAGACGGACTCGGTGAACGTGCGCATGATCGCGA
It contains:
- a CDS encoding TIGR02677 family protein, with amino-acid sequence VSDPFLMVGVVHPDPDDEPRVAALDRERRLRLEALRYAVNEEAASYLAIMRTFTESVSGLLSDQSAAEVASRLVEHDIELDVDTVDARLSYLVEHGNLARSPRETEARTLREYLTNRARYQLTQRGELVQRQVEELLAHTETAHEVSSEMLAGILEGLRRLERYDQTSLATTDPDEVAREIGTVFAQFTQLVESTREFYTYLSAVLVRYDLDRAEFQVFKTALLDYLQRFVDEVARQVPPLAEVLSALRPRVLVLTGRANEGQRLRTLDGGVARRARGLDPRDWDGLHAWFVGGEGRDSDAAGVRRLATEAMRALLVNLRRIASGSDRGRSRYADLIRLAQWFDAADDATAHALWASGFGLYPCRHISFVADDEADPVPATASWWRAPVAEVPITLRRAGVRHAAGRSGRREDFTGAKSARLAEREAAERRRQEALAEVARHVGEPATFRLSDEGRAALLEVYARAVTGRARAADRGPDDESAAPLGTEGPSVVLRVRRSPGRSTTIVSPAGRLELVDLTLVVDAATGHVGAEAAG